The Dehalococcoidales bacterium nucleotide sequence CGATTATACCGTTTATTTTTCTCCGGGAGACTGGTATTGGAGCATCTCCCCCACGAAAGCCAGCACCCCGGCCGCGGTGTCCCCGCCGGCGTGCCCGGCGGCAATTCCGGCGATGAGCTGCTGCACCTCGCCGCCGTCAAACCAGATGCCGTGACCGCGGCCGCAGATGTCCACCAGGACTTTTTTATCCTGGTCTATATGGGACTTCTTCATTTTATGGCGGCAAATGGGACAGCGCCGCTTTTTTTCCCCGGTAGCCGCCTCCGGGCCGGCGGCGTCATGCCACGAGGCCCGGGACTCCGCCATACCGGCGGCCTCCAGCAGCATCTCCAGCTCACCGGCGTCGAACCAGACGCCGCCGCAGGACGGGCAATAGTCCAGCTCGATGTGGTTATACTCCACTATCAGGGCGTCTTTTTTACATACCGGACAAATCATTTTTCTTTATTATACCCGACAATTGTTTTAAAATTATTTTTTTATTATTCCGTGCCTGGCCAGCTTCAGGATTTGTTTTTTGTTTTATGTTAAATCAGCTTCAATTCTGCGGTGAATTGTTTTTTGTTTTATGTCTACCCCCGCCCGTTCCATTACCTTTAGGCCGCGGCAGGCACACCGCGTACATTATAGGCTAATCCGGCGCCAAAGGGAAGGGTATGCTGT carries:
- a CDS encoding zf-TFIIB domain-containing protein, giving the protein MICPVCKKDALIVEYNHIELDYCPSCGGVWFDAGELEMLLEAAGMAESRASWHDAAGPEAATGEKKRRCPICRHKMKKSHIDQDKKVLVDICGRGHGIWFDGGEVQQLIAGIAAGHAGGDTAAGVLAFVGEMLQYQSPGEK